The following are encoded together in the Cerasicoccus sp. TK19100 genome:
- a CDS encoding DUF2231 domain-containing protein — MPTLTVISIDSPFMPPEPTKPGGFYFPHMKSKINSVLQLLFFITLVATASASEVINQFCPVTPEEPAESSITTEYKGQTIGFCCKSCLRKFNANSEAYLANLSLAKTDQQTSNAEIETVHLDLHEHNETATPKQTGEHDHSTDHAHSEESPAVIFLGKLHVLSVHLPIALLPIAAILEILSIAFRSHRMKFAARTNFVLGALFAIVAATLGWIAASQSNYPGDLAEILTWHRWLGVSVASLSLVGLLGILVMRKSETWGVYIYRGTIFILLVLVPIAAHFGGSLIYGKDYLF, encoded by the coding sequence ATGCCCACACTGACGGTCATCAGCATTGATTCACCTTTTATGCCGCCCGAGCCCACAAAGCCGGGCGGCTTTTATTTTCCACACATGAAAAGTAAAATTAATTCCGTATTGCAGCTCCTCTTTTTCATTACGTTGGTGGCAACCGCCTCCGCTTCTGAAGTCATCAATCAGTTTTGTCCAGTTACCCCGGAAGAACCAGCTGAATCTTCGATCACGACCGAATATAAGGGGCAAACGATTGGTTTCTGCTGCAAGTCATGTCTTCGCAAATTCAACGCCAACTCGGAGGCATACCTAGCCAATCTATCGCTCGCTAAAACAGACCAGCAAACCAGCAATGCGGAAATCGAAACTGTGCATCTAGATCTCCATGAACACAACGAGACAGCGACTCCGAAGCAAACTGGTGAGCATGACCACTCAACGGATCATGCTCATTCAGAGGAGTCGCCAGCAGTGATATTTCTCGGGAAACTTCACGTTTTAAGCGTTCACCTGCCAATTGCACTGCTTCCCATTGCGGCGATCCTGGAAATCTTGAGTATCGCCTTTCGATCCCACCGCATGAAATTCGCCGCTCGCACGAATTTCGTCCTTGGTGCTCTGTTTGCAATCGTTGCGGCAACGCTGGGATGGATCGCTGCAAGCCAAAGTAACTATCCCGGAGACTTGGCTGAAATCCTTACCTGGCATCGCTGGCTCGGTGTCTCGGTAGCCTCCCTCAGTCTGGTTGGACTTCTTGGAATACTCGTGATGCGTAAGTCGGAAACATGGGGCGTATATATTTACCGGGGCACTATTTTTATCTTGCTGGTTTTGGTTCCAATTGCCGCCCATTTTGGGGGATCGCTTATATATGGAAAAGATTATCTTTTCTGA
- a CDS encoding DUF3347 domain-containing protein encodes MKKLASMVLGLSFVLTAALQAHSEAFKPNFVDTLVDPYLAIQKGLADDNLKAAQTGANSFLEAMKQAPHQGEAHEEAADLTTPAKAIVGASDIKAARTAFLGLSQEMTSLVKHVGTTKDTPLYVAYCPMAFGNKGGSWMQSSKTVANPYYGSMMLGCGSIKEQVAGVKSNSNNSHAHTDGHQH; translated from the coding sequence ATGAAAAAACTAGCAAGTATGGTCTTAGGACTGTCATTCGTGCTTACTGCTGCATTGCAGGCCCACAGTGAAGCATTCAAGCCAAACTTCGTCGACACGTTAGTCGATCCTTATCTGGCCATCCAAAAAGGATTGGCAGATGACAACTTGAAAGCCGCCCAAACGGGTGCGAATAGCTTCCTCGAAGCAATGAAGCAGGCCCCACATCAGGGAGAAGCCCATGAAGAAGCGGCGGATCTTACCACTCCAGCCAAAGCAATCGTTGGAGCCTCCGACATTAAGGCGGCGCGCACTGCATTTCTCGGTTTGTCCCAGGAAATGACGTCCCTAGTCAAGCACGTAGGAACGACCAAAGACACGCCACTATACGTAGCCTATTGTCCGATGGCATTTGGCAATAAGGGTGGGAGTTGGATGCAGTCCAGTAAGACTGTCGCCAATCCTTATTATGGCTCCATGATGCTCGGCTGTGGCAGTATCAAAGAGCAGGTTGCCGGGGTGAAGTCTAATTCCAATAACAGCCATGCCCACACTGACGGTCATCAGCATTGA
- a CDS encoding copper resistance protein B, protein MKTPLIASFTLILGSVYGEDPSSAMLHHHAAEANTTIPDAHEGHTSMAMPSQVSPDQETLPQPTLDPEDAEYIPYDLKSMDAGLFGMLLVDQLEARLNDSEDLLRWDIEGWYGGDFNRFWFKTEGDQSIQGPSAGYAEFQGYYGRLIAPFWDAQIGVRYDQLWEPGNDPSRFFAAIGLEGLSPYEYEVTPTLFISEDGDFSARLTATKELPITQRLIAQGRFETEIAAQSVPKFGVGEGFNYVELGLRLRYEIRREFAPYIGVNWERQLGETANLSRQAGEDADVLSFVAGVRLWF, encoded by the coding sequence ATGAAAACGCCCCTGATCGCTTCATTTACACTTATACTTGGCAGCGTTTATGGCGAAGATCCAAGCTCGGCGATGCTGCACCACCATGCAGCCGAAGCCAACACTACGATTCCGGATGCCCATGAAGGACACACCTCCATGGCTATGCCCAGCCAGGTCAGTCCAGACCAAGAGACGCTACCCCAACCAACACTCGATCCAGAGGACGCGGAATACATCCCCTATGATCTCAAAAGCATGGATGCTGGGCTCTTCGGGATGTTGTTAGTTGATCAACTAGAAGCTCGTCTGAACGATAGTGAAGACTTGCTGCGCTGGGATATCGAAGGGTGGTATGGCGGCGATTTTAATCGATTTTGGTTTAAGACAGAGGGGGACCAGAGTATACAAGGGCCAAGCGCCGGTTATGCCGAATTCCAAGGCTACTACGGACGCTTAATCGCACCATTTTGGGACGCGCAGATTGGAGTGCGTTACGATCAGTTATGGGAACCAGGCAACGATCCCTCACGCTTCTTCGCGGCTATCGGACTTGAGGGTTTGTCACCCTACGAATATGAGGTGACGCCCACTTTGTTTATTAGCGAGGACGGTGATTTCTCGGCCCGGTTGACCGCAACTAAAGAATTACCTATAACCCAACGCTTGATCGCTCAGGGACGGTTTGAGACCGAAATTGCGGCACAGAGCGTTCCAAAGTTTGGCGTTGGGGAAGGGTTCAACTACGTCGAGCTTGGTTTACGGCTACGATACGAAATCCGACGCGAGTTTGCTCCCTATATCGGCGTTAATTGGGAACGTCAGCTTGGAGAGACAGCAAACCTCAGTCGTCAGGCTGGGGAAGACGCTGATGTGCTCTCGTTTGTCGCGGGCGTCAGGCTCTGGTTCTAG
- a CDS encoding copper resistance system multicopper oxidase, producing MNIDIFQSNRGFTRRQFLRSTTAFGMAAYAYQILPAFAQDTFGRSIIAPDSSGVIDLNIAATEIMIGGKRVITTTINGTVPGPLVRLREGTEAVIRVTNSLKEDTSIHWHGIILPYQMDGVPGLSYDGIQPGETFEYRFPVTQNGTYWYHSHTGLQEQTGLYGPIIIDPAQPEPWPYDREYIIVLSDWTFDDPHTLLAKLKKQSDYSNYQQQTLTGFIRDAQRDGFVPTAKDRLMWSEMRMMPTDITDVTGHDYTYLMNGRAPESNWTGLFEKGEKVRLRFINAAAGTYFDVRIPGLPLTVVQADGQNITPVEVDEFRISIAETYDVIVEPKADQAYTIFAETMDRSGFARGTLAPRVGMTAAIPPQREPPRLTMKDMGMDMSEMEDMEGMQMSSKDDSEMAGMGAANTMSEPSAASSPHEGHRSEPSMQQNKGMVTEEVYRHGPNTHGPGNTTVATVSESRLAEPGIGLEDTPWRVLVYTDLKSPQPGIDQRPPRREIELHLTGNMERYMWSFDGEEFSEGTKPIRLVHGERVRLTFVNDTMMNHPIHLHGMWMVLNNGNGQHNPRKHTINVKPAERLSADVTVDATGNWAFHCHILFHMEMGMFRVVSVSKPA from the coding sequence ATGAATATCGACATATTCCAATCGAATCGCGGCTTTACCCGAAGGCAGTTTCTAAGGTCAACAACTGCGTTTGGAATGGCTGCCTATGCCTATCAGATACTACCCGCTTTCGCACAGGACACGTTTGGGCGGAGCATAATAGCCCCTGATTCCTCGGGAGTCATTGATTTGAATATAGCTGCGACCGAAATCATGATCGGCGGTAAGCGCGTGATTACCACGACGATCAACGGCACTGTTCCAGGGCCTCTTGTTCGCTTGAGGGAGGGCACTGAAGCGGTGATTCGCGTGACTAATAGTCTAAAGGAGGACACGTCTATTCATTGGCATGGCATAATCCTCCCCTATCAAATGGATGGAGTGCCTGGCCTCAGCTACGATGGCATTCAACCAGGAGAAACTTTTGAGTATCGATTTCCGGTTACGCAGAACGGCACCTACTGGTATCACAGTCACACTGGGCTTCAGGAACAAACCGGACTGTATGGACCGATTATCATCGACCCAGCTCAGCCTGAGCCATGGCCTTATGATCGCGAATACATTATCGTGCTGTCTGACTGGACCTTTGACGATCCACACACCCTACTAGCCAAGCTTAAAAAGCAGTCGGATTACTCGAACTATCAGCAACAAACACTAACGGGATTTATTCGCGATGCACAACGGGACGGTTTCGTGCCAACGGCAAAGGACCGTTTGATGTGGAGTGAAATGCGGATGATGCCAACCGATATTACCGATGTGACGGGCCATGACTACACATACCTAATGAACGGTCGGGCACCTGAAAGTAATTGGACGGGACTCTTCGAAAAGGGTGAGAAGGTTCGTTTACGCTTTATTAATGCAGCTGCGGGCACCTACTTTGACGTTCGCATCCCAGGCTTACCACTGACTGTGGTGCAAGCTGACGGCCAAAATATCACTCCAGTCGAGGTAGACGAGTTTCGCATTTCAATCGCTGAGACCTATGACGTCATCGTTGAGCCCAAAGCCGATCAGGCATACACTATTTTTGCTGAGACCATGGATCGCAGTGGCTTTGCGCGAGGCACATTGGCACCACGCGTTGGGATGACTGCGGCGATCCCACCGCAACGAGAGCCACCACGTCTAACCATGAAAGATATGGGCATGGATATGAGCGAAATGGAAGACATGGAGGGGATGCAAATGTCCTCTAAGGACGACAGTGAAATGGCGGGGATGGGTGCCGCGAATACAATGTCGGAACCATCAGCAGCCTCTTCACCTCACGAGGGCCATCGTTCCGAGCCAAGCATGCAACAAAACAAAGGTATGGTCACTGAAGAAGTTTATAGGCATGGTCCGAACACCCATGGGCCAGGGAACACAACCGTCGCCACGGTCTCGGAAAGCCGTTTGGCCGAACCGGGCATCGGCCTTGAGGATACTCCATGGAGAGTCCTCGTTTACACCGATCTCAAATCACCTCAACCAGGCATCGATCAACGTCCGCCACGCCGCGAAATCGAGCTCCATTTGACCGGTAACATGGAGCGGTATATGTGGTCCTTTGATGGTGAAGAATTCTCTGAAGGAACGAAGCCAATCCGCCTCGTTCACGGCGAACGGGTCCGTTTGACCTTTGTGAACGATACCATGATGAACCACCCGATACATCTACATGGCATGTGGATGGTTCTGAACAATGGCAATGGACAGCACAATCCGAGGAAACACACCATCAACGTGAAGCCCGCCGAACGACTTTCAGCGGACGTTACGGTCGATGCAACCGGTAACTGGGCCTTCCACTGCCACATTTTGTTTCACATGGAGATGGGCATGTTCCGAGTCGTCTCAGTTTCAAAGCCGGCCTAA